GTTGGCTCCGCTACGTCACCCACCACCGGCTCGCGGTCGCCCTGGTCACCGCGTTGGTCGCGACGATCGGTCTATGGTCGTTTGCGAACCTGCAGATCGATGCCATTCCCGACATCACGGGGGTCCAGGTCCAGATCAATACGCAGGTGCCGGCACTGGCCCCGGAGGAGATCGAGCGGCTGGTCACGCAGCCGATCGAGCGTGCGATGGGGGGGCAGCCCGGTCTTGACCAGACGCGATCACTGACGAAGACGGGCCTCAGTCAGGTCACGCTTCTCTACAAGGACGGGACCGACCAGCTGAAAGCGCGCCAGCTCGTTACGGAACGCCTGACCGCCGTCCAAAATCAGCTGCCGCCTGGCAGTACACCGCAGCTGGCGCCCATCACGACCGGTCTCGGGGAAATCTATTATTACACGCTTGAATGGCGCCGTCCCCCACCAGGGATGGACCAGCAGCGCCAGCTTATGGAGCTGTACGAGGCTCAGGAATATACCGTCCGCCCCATGATGCGTGCCGTCCCCGGCGTCGCTGACGTCAACACGAATGGCGGGTTGGAGGAACAGTTCGTCGTCCAGCCGGATCCGGTGCGGTTGACGATGCACGGTGTTACGGCGGGGGAGCTCGCGGCCGCTGTTTCAAAGAACGTCGAGAACGCTGGCGGCGGGATCATTCGCCGCGGTGCGGAACGTTTCACGGTTCGGACCGATGCGCGGGTGATGAACGCGACGCAGATTGGCGCCATCCCCGTGAAGTTTGCAGCCGGCGTACTTCCAATACAGGTACGCGACCTTGCCGATGTCGTGATTTCATCGGCCCCACGTCAGGGCGCGGCGACGCAAAACGGCCGCGAAACCGTCCTTGGCACAATCATGATGCTGGTCGGGCAGAACAGTCGCGAAACTGCTGTCGCCGTCGAACAGGCACTGCCCGGCATCCAGGCCGCGATTCCCAAGGGTATGGTGATCGATCGTCAATACAGCCGTGCCGACCTGGTCGAACGCACGATTTCTACTGTCGAGCACAATCTGGGTGAAGGTGCCCTTCTCGTTGCCGTTGTCCTGCTCCTGGTGTTGGGCAATTGGCGCGCGGCATTGATCGTGGCACTCGTCATTCCGCTCGCCTTCCTCGTCACCGTAACGGGTATGCGGACGATCGGCGTCTCAGGAAATCTGATGAGCCTCGGTGCGCTCGACTTCGGCCTGATCGTCGACGGGGCGATCGTGGTGGTCGAGAACAGCTTGCGCCTTCTCGCCGTTCGCCGGCGTGAAAAGGGTGAGGACCTTACCAGCGAAGAGCGTCGGGAGACGGTCGCACATGCTGCGCGCATGGTTGCCCGCCCGACGTTCTTCGGCATCGCCATCATCGCGCTGGTTTACGTCCCGGTGCTCAGCCTCGGTGGCGTCGAGGGCAAGCTGTTCCAGCCGATGGCTCAAGCGGTGATGCTGGCGATCGTTGCGGGGCTCGCCTGGACCTTCACGATTGTCCCGGCGCTATCGGCCTGGCTCCTGCGCGCGCCGGCAGGCAGCGATGATACGGAGCATCACAAGGGCTTCGTTGGCGTCGCCGAACGTGCCTACACGCCGGTTTTGGAACGCGCGCTCGGCCATCCCGCCCTGCTCGCCATCGGCGCGCTTGCGCTGCTCGCGGCGACCTTTCTCGTCTTCAAGACATTGGGCTCCCAATTCACTCCCAGGCTCGACGAGGGCGCGATCACGGCGATGGTGTACCGACCGGTCGGCATGTCGCTCGAACAGAGCCTGGCGATCGAGAAGCAGACCGAGATCGCTATCCGTCGCGCATATCCCCAGGTCACGCGTACCTTCTCGCGGATCGGCACCAGTGAGGTCGCGACCGATCCGATGCCGCCCGACCAGAACGACCTCTACATCTTCTACGGCCCGATGAAGGACTGGCCGACCGGCGACGGCATGCCCACAACGAAGCAGGAGCTTGTCGCCGGCATCCAGAAGGTGGCTCAGCAAGTCTACAAAGGCCAACACTTCGAGTTCGCCCAACCGATCGAGATGCGCTTCAACGAGATGCTGGAGGGCGTTCGAGCCGATGTGTCGGTCAAGGTCTTTGGCGACGATTACGACACGTTGGAAAAGGCAGCGACAAAGGCCAAGGCGATTCTTGAGAAGCTGCCTGGCACGGCAGGCGTCGCATTCGAAACGGCTGGCCGCCCGAAGAGCATCGTCGTTCAACTCGATCACGCAGCACTGTTGCGCCTCGGCCTTGGCACCCAGGCCGTAAACGAGGCGATACGGGACGCGCTGGCCGGAGCGGAAGTCGGCTTCATCCCTCATGGTCCTGCCCGCCACATGATCGTCATCCGTATGCCCGAGAGCCTGCGCGCTGATCCCTCGGCGATCCTGGCCTTGCCCTTGCGCGTCGGCGATTATGGGATGGTCCCCCTGTCTCGCGTTGCGCGCCTTCAGGAAACAAGGATCGTCGAGCCCATCCTCCACGACGACGCCAATCGTCGTGCCGCGTTGATGGTCAACCTGTCGACCAGCGATCTCGAAGGCTATGTCCAGAAGGCAAAGGCTGCGATTGACGGGCAGGTGAAGCTGCCTCCCGGTTACCGGATTGAGTTCGGCGGCCAGTATCATCAGTTGGAAGCAGCGCAGAAGCGTCTGTCGATTGTCGTCCCCGCCGCACTGATCCTGATCTTCGCGTTGGTCTACGCAGCGCTTGGCAGCGTCCGGGAGGCGGCAATTGTCTATACAGGAATACCGTTTGCGGTGACGGGCGGCGTGCTGGCCTTATGGCTTCGTGGCATGCCGTTCTCGATTACCGCTGCGATCGGTTTCATTGCGCTGTCGGGTATCGCAATGCTTAACGGCCTCGTCCTGATTGACCATATCAACAGCTTGCGTGATGGCCGGGAGGGCGATCCGCTACCTGTCGAGGACGCTGTTCGGCAGGGTGCGCACGACCGCTTGCGTCCCGTGCTGTCGACAGCACTCGTTGCCTCTGTCGGCTTCATTCCGATGGCAATAGCGACAGGGGCAGGTGCAGAAGTGCAGCGTCCGCTCGCTACCGTAGTCATCGGCGGCATCATCACTTCGACGATCCTGACGCTGCTGCTGCTCCCGAGCCTGTACGCCTGGATCGAGCATCACTCGACGAAGGCGGCTACCCCAGGTAAGCGTCCGGTGACGGCGTCACCTCAAACGGGCCGGTAGTTCCACGGCAGCAGTTCAGCGACCCGGCGGGCCGGATGGTCTGCGATGCGTCTGATGGTGTCGGCCAGCCAGGCCTCGGGGTCGACGCCGTTGAGCCTGGCGGTTTCCACCAGGCTGTAGATGCTGGCGGCGCGGTGCCCGCCCTGGTCGGAGCCCGCGAATAGCCAGTTTTTGCGCCCGACGGCGATACCGCGCAGCGAGCGCTCGGCGGCATTGTTGTCGATCTCCAGGCGACCATCGTCGGCATAGCGGGTCAGCGCCTGCCAGCGGGCGAGCGCATAGCGGATGGCGACCGCAAGGTCGGAGCGCCGGGACAGCTTCGGTCCGGTCGCGTCGAGCCACTGGCGGAAGGCATCGAGCAGCGGTCCGGCCCTGGCCTGGCGCGCGTGCCGTCGCTCGTCAGGGAGCCGGCCACGCACATCCCGTTCGACGGCATAGAGGCCGGCGATATGGTCCAGTGCCTCGCGGGCCGTGGGGGAGCCGGTTGCGGCATGGACGTCGAAGAACTTGCGCCTGACATGCGCCCAGCAGGCCACCTCTGCGATGCGGTCGCCATAGAGGCGGTCGAACCCGGCATAGCCATCGGCGTGCAGATCGCCCCGGAACCGGGCAAGATGTCCGGCGGGTCGTTCGCCCTTGCGGTCGGGCGCGTAGTGGAACAGCACGGCGGGCGGAGCCTCGCCGCCAGCCCCGCGCTCGTCGCGTACATAGGTCCACAGCCTGCCCGTCCTGGTGCGACCGGCACCAGGGGCCAGTACCGGCACCGGCGTGTCGTCGGCATGGAGGGTCGCGCCGCCCATGACGTGGCGCTCGAGCGCGTCGACCAAGGGGCCGAGGAGCGCGGCCGAGCGCCCGACCCAGTCGGCGAGCGTGGAGCGGGCAAGGTCGACGCCCTGGCGAGCATAGATGCCCGACTGGCGGTAGAGCGGCAGATGGTTGGCGTATTTGGACACCAGCACATGGGCGAGCAGCCCCGCACCGGGTCGACCGCGCTCGATGGGCATGGACGGCAACGGCGCCTGCACTATGCGCTCGCATGACCGGCAGCTGAGCCGCGGCCGGACGTGGCGCACGACCCGGAACGAGGCGGGCACATAGTCGAGCTGTTCCGTAACGTCCTCGCCCATGCGCCGCATGGCACCACCGCAGTCGGGGCAGACGCACGGTGCCTCATGCACGACCTCGGTGCGGGGCAGATGATCGGGCAGCGGCTGTCGATACGGCCTGGCGGTCTCCCGTGTCCGGGTGACCACCGGCATCGCCGCAGTGGCGGCTTCCGCCTCGCGCTCTTCCAGCCCGAGTTCCAGCTGGTCAGCCTGGTGCGTCAGCTTCTCCGACGAACGGCCGAAGGCCATGCGCCGCAGCCGCGCGACCTGCATCCGCAACTGCTCCAGCTCGGCGCCGGCAGCAATGAGCATGGCCTTCAGAAGGGCGATATCGTCGGGCAGCGAGGCGGCATCGGGCGACACGCCCGCTTATACCAGAACCCCCGTGCCGATACACGCGAAAGCCGCAGGAAACCGTACTTTTTACCAGGCCAAGGTCGGCTGCGAGGACCGGATCGGATGCCGCCAGTCCACCCCTTCGAGCAGCATCGACAGCTGCGCCGGGGTCAGCACCGCGACGCCGTCCGCGGTCGCCGGCCAGGTGAACCGGCCCCGCTCCAGACGCTTGGCATGGAGCACGAGACCCTGACCATCCCACCACAGCAGCTTGACCAGATCGCCACGCTTGCCCCGGAAGGCGTACACCGCACCGCCAAACGGATCCTGGCGCAGCCGCTGCTGTACCAGCGCGGCCAGCCCGTCGAAGCCCTTGCGCATGTCCGTGACCCCGGCCGCCAGATACACCCGGACACCGCCCGGCGGCCCGATCAAGCAAACCCCGCCAGCACGGTCTTGAGCACCCGCGCGTCGATGGGAGGTGCCAGGCGGATGCGTTGCCCGGCCGGGCCGACCACTTCCACCACACCCGGTCCGAGCGGCTCCGAATGCGGCACCATGGGCGCGCCCGCCACCTCGACCGGAATGAATGCCGGCCCCGGCAACGGCAATGCTTCGCTCGCCACCCCGTCGCGCAGCAGCGTGCGTCGCCAGCGATACACCAGCGACGTGCACACCCGGTGTCGCCGCGCCACCTCCAGCACGCTGGCACCCGGCATCATCGCCTCCGACACGATCCGCGCCTTGTCATCTTCGCTGAACCGCCGGCGCGGTTCAGGCCCAACCATCTCGATAATTCGCGTCGCCATGATGCCGCACCGGTGTCTGCCACAGTGCCGAACCTGTGGCTTGCGCATCACCTCGTCAGCAAGGTGGAGAAGACCGGACGCTTACTACCCCAGCATCTGAGTGATCGATCTGTGGTCGGTTCCGGGCGCTTCCACCTTACACCCTGTGGAGGCGCTCGGTCACGGCGAATGACGTAGGTGGCGATGAATTCAAATACTGGCCAGTTTTAGACCACGGTGCCGGTAAGAGCGCCGATCAGCGCTGTCATCCCCATGGCGAGGGCACCGAGCAAGACCACCCGGAGCATGGCTCGGCCAGCAGGGGCGCCTCCTGCCCTGGCACCGAGCGCGCCCAGCAGGGCGAGCAATACGAGCGCTGTTACCGGCACTACATAAAGGACGGCGCCATGCGGTGCTAGGGCTGCAAGCACCGGCAGGATGGCCCCTGCGGCGAACGCCAGTGCAGACGACACCGCTGCCTGCAGGGGCAGTGATTCGCCGTCATCGGCCAGGCCAAGCTCGTCACGGCGATGTGCTCCAAGCGCATCATGCGCCATCATCTGCTCCGCAACCCGATGAGCGAGGAGTGGTTCGACCCCCCGGCTCTCATAGATCGCCGCCAATTCCCGTGTTTCAGCCGCAGGTGACCGCTTCAGCTCAGCGGCTTCCCGTGCCAGATCGGCCTTTTCTGTATCCGCCTGTGAGCTCACCGAAACATATTCGCCGGCGGCCATTGCTAGAGCACCTCCGACCAGGGCCGCCACACCGGCGATAAGAACAGTGCTCGCAGAAGCACCGGGGGCTGCTGCGACACCGACAATGAGACTGGATACCGATATGATGCCGTCATTAGCGCCAAGTACCGCGGCGCGAAGCCAGCCGGTGCGGTGGACCAGATGATGTTCACCCGGAGCATGGTCGATGGCGTCGGTCGTCATTGGCTTTCCTAAAGTATCCTGGACCAAGTAGGCTGCCGGTTGGGCGGGAATTAGTTTGTATATGGCTCCGCCCGGCGGTTCATGGGTGGTATCGCTACGCTGGATGCGTTGCGACACGAACCTGACGAACACCTGACAAGGCAATGCCGCATATGATTTAGGAATCAGGCCTTGAGCTGAACTCGAAACAGAGCGCCACCACCTGCTGCGTTTTCAACGCTGACCGTTCCATTATGCGCTTCGGTCAACCGCTGCACAATGCCAAGGCCGAGGCCCGCTCCGTTAGAGCTGCGGCGATCCTTGCGCCAGAAGCGGTCGAAAACGTGAAGAAGGTCGACCTCCGCAATCCCCGGCCCGTAATCACGGACCGCCAGCTGTGGACCCGGTCCCGCGGTTACGTCGATGGGCGTCACGCCAGGCGCGTGTGACAGCGCGTTGTCGATCAGGTTGCGATAGATGCGGAAAATCGCTTCGGGATGTCCGATCGCCTGCGTGTCGCCTAAGCTCTCGAAACGTAGATCGCGCTGCGCGGCAAACACCTTTGGCGCCATCGCGGCCACGACGTCTCGGCCGATGTCGGCGAGGTCGATGGCAAGGTGGCCATCGACGGCCAGCGCGTCGGCCTGGGCAAGATCGAGCATCTGTTCGACAAGACGGGTCAAGTGCCGAGCATCCGCGTGCAGTTCGTCCCGCTGCTTGCCTGCGGGGAGCTGGTCGAGCGACAGCTGCATGATCGACAGCGGCGTGCGCAACTCGTGCGCGGCATTGGCAGTGAACTCCCGCAGGGTCGCCATCGCTGCATCGAGCCGGCCAAGCGCCCGGTTGACGGCACTGACGAGCGTATTGACCTCGCGCGGCTCACTCGGCTCTGAAAGGCGAAGCAGAGTGTTGTCGGGTTCCAGCGCATCCACTTCACGCTCGGCATGGCGAAGCGGCTGGAGTACTCGCCGAACGGCGAAGACGTTGAACAGTAGCAGCAACAGCGACAACGGGATCAGCGGTAGCAAAACGTGCTGAATGATCTCGTTCACGATCACCGGCACATAGGGACGGATGCCGTCGCCCTCGAACTGCATCGCCAGCCATCGCCGCTCGTTGCCACGATCGATCGCGCGGACGCCCGATATCCGATAGCCGTGAGGAGTCTGTTCGCGCCGCGTCCAGTCGACCAGGGTCGACGCACCGTCGATCCCGGCCTGACCCACCCGCCGGAGTTCGGGCGATCCCGGTTCGACATAGCGCGCGGACCAGGATTCGGCCCCCGGCGGCCCCGCCAGCAGATCCGGCGATAGAACCCCACCTGCCGGAGCCTTTGCGGCTTCGAGCGTCAGCAGTTCCTGCGCGAGAGATTCGGGCTGCCGACTGTAGGTGAAGACGACGATCCCGACGTCGAGCGCCGCGAATAGCAGCGTGAACGCCGCCAGACGCGCTGCGATCTGTCGGAACAGGGTCGGGGGCCGTCGCCTTGGCCGGACGGTGCCCGACCTACTCACCGGATACGCTCGGCGCAAAAAGTGCATAGCCGACGCCGTGCACGGTGCGGACCTGCACGTCCGCCCCGGCGGCGGTCAGTCGCTTGCGCAGCCGCGATACCGCTGCTTCCAGCGCATTGGGCGTTACCTCCGCATCCATCGCATATAGCGTATTCTCGAGTGCCGGCTTGGCGACGACGTGTCCGGCGCGGCGGAGCAGAACCTCAAGCAGGTTAATTTCACGCGGCGTCGCCTCGATCGCCGCGCCGCCCACCTCGGCCGACCGTGAGGCACAATCGAGTACGACGTTGCCCGCGGCGAGCTGAGTGCCGAGCGACGCCCCGGGCCGTCGCAGCAGGGCACGGCACCGTGCAGCGAGTTCGGGAATCTGGAACGGTTTCACCAGATAGTCGTCAGCGCCCGCGTCCAGTCCGGTCACGCGGTCGTCGAGGCCACCTCGCGCCGTTAGGACAAGGATCGGCGTCGCATTCTTGTCCCGACGGGAGCGGCGGACGATGTCCAGGCCGTCTCCGTCGGGCAGGCCAAGGTCGACCAGTAGCAGGTCATATGTCGCCACCTTCATCGCCAGCTCGGCGTCCTCGACGGTCTCGACCCAATCGACCGCGAAACCCTGCGGGATCAGACCGTCGCGAACCAGGCTACCGAGCCGGACGTTGTCTTCAATCAGCAGCAGGCGCATGGTCGATGTCGGTCCCCGTTGGTGCACGTTTGTAGCCAGTGACCATCGCCAGCGGCAGGTTTTCCCGGTGCCGTACGCTCTCGACGATCGCACCGATGACATGCAGGGCTACCGCGCCGATCAGAACATTGGCGGCAGTTTCGTGCAACGTCTCGACCCAGCCCACACCCCAGAATTGGTCGAGCCCCATCATCCATCCGCTGGTCCCCACCGTCGCCAGCAGGACAAGGAGGACGACGATCATCGCGCCCCCGGCCGGGTTGTGACCGATGTAGCGCGGCTCGCGCCGGGCAGCCATCGCGCGGAAATAGCGCAGCAGCCCGACTGGGCTGGGCACGAAGCTGGCGAACCGTGCGTGACGCCGGCCGATGATGCCCCAGATCAGCCGGACCGCCAGCGCCGTGACGACGACGTAGCCGACATAGATATGCGGCGTCTCCTCGTGCCGAAGGAACGTCAGGTTGGCGATGACACCTCCTGCCACGGTCCAGTGAAAGATGCGGACGATCGGGTCCCAGACCTTGACCCTGCCGCGGTTGCGAACAGGGTCTCGGGAAGGAGCCGCTGGAGCGACGTGGTTCATCGTCAGTCGACGTTGTTCTGAACGATCGCGCCGTTCACCGGGTTGAAATAGACCTCGGCGCGCTTGCCGTCCTTGGTGTGGGCGTAGATCTCGTAGCAGCTGCCCGACACCTGAAAGACCTTGACGTCGCGATAGCCCATCTTCGCGACGCGGCTTTTCATCTGTGCCGGCGTCATCCATTTGGCCTGTGGTGCCTTCGTGCAGACGGGTGCCGCCATCGCCATCGGCGCGGCTGCAATGGCGGCGAGAAAGCCTGCGACCTTCAGGGGGGCGAATCGGATCATCGAACGAGCTCCTGTCAGAGGCGGGATAGCCTCGATGACCGGAAGATCGCAGCAGCGCCTGACCGAATCCTGACAGCGCGGCGAGTATTTCCCACGTCTCGAAAAATGCGCTGGCCATCGGCCTGTCAGGTCGTCGTCAGGACCGGGTTCGATAGCGGGGCAGCCGCATTTCCGGCGGCAATGGAGTATCGACCATGATGAAGTCCTTGATCGTCGCTGCCGCCGGTGCCGCGACCATTTTCGCCGTCAGCGTGACCGCCGCGCCGTCGGAGCCGACCCGCCCGCTCGCCGCCAGCACGCGGGCGAACCTCGAGGCCGCGATGCATGGGGAGGCCTATGCCAACCTGAAGTATCTGCGGTACGCCGACCAGGCGCAGGCGGCGGGAAAACCCGAACTCGCCAAGCTCTTCCGCGCGTCAGCCAACGTCGAAGCCAACGAGCACTTCGATCGTGAAGCGCAAGCGCTGCGGCTCGGCAGCACCAACAATGTGAATCTCGAGGACGCCATGAAGGGTGAGCACTACGAGAATGTCACGATGTACGTGAATTTCGCCAAAGAGGCGGAGGCGGCCGGCGACACCAAGGTGGCGCAGATGTTCCGCCAGATCGCGGTCGACGAAGGCACACATTACGCGGCTTACAAGGCTGCCCTGGCAAAGCTCCCCCGTCGCTGAGCCAGCTGCAGTCGCCGGCCCGTCCATGCCCCTCGGCGGGCCGGCGCATCAAGTCGGGATCGTTAGATAGTATACTAGCACCCGCCCACCGAATAGAACTTGAGAGCGCATCCACTCTCTCAATCGCGTGGCATCAGTTCGAACGGGATATTTTCAACAGCCACGTCCAGTTGTGACACCGGCGGGACACCCCAGCATTTCCGCCGTTTTACAGGTGGCGGAATGCCTTGTCAGAATGGGAGTTTGGAAACGATTATGCGCAGATATCCTGCGGTGGCACCCAGGGTCTCGCTCCGTAGCTCCGCGCGTTGACCGATGCGCGGTGCGGTTCGGTCTAACACGACCCGCAGGTGAAACATGGATAGTACTCAGCTGGTCCTCTGCGGCTGAGCTGCCCTCGAGCGGTGGAGCGCGGTCACGCGCTTGACATGGGCGATGCTGCACCCGGCGAGCTCTGCCGTCTTCGCGATGCTCATGCCCGCCTCCCGCAGACCTACGATGCGCCGGTGGTGGGCGAGGTCCGGCTTGCGGCCGGTGTACCGCCCCGCCCGCTTGGCGATCTCGATCCCCTCGCGTTGCCGCTCGCGCCGGGTCTCGTAGTCGTCCCGCGCCGTCTGCAGCGCGACCCTCAGCAGCATGTCCTGCACCGCCTCCAGCACGATGCGAGCCACACCGGCACTGTCAGCTACTAGGTCCGACAGGTCGACGATGCCCGGCACCGCCAGCCGCGCCCCCCTGCCCCGGATTGTATCCACCAACAGTTCCGCTTCCTGCAGAGGCAGGCGGCTGATGCGGTCGATCTTCTCGGCCACTACCACCTCGCCCGGC
This window of the Sphingomonas sp. FARSPH genome carries:
- the tnpC gene encoding IS66 family transposase; this encodes MLIAAGAELEQLRMQVARLRRMAFGRSSEKLTHQADQLELGLEEREAEAATAAMPVVTRTRETARPYRQPLPDHLPRTEVVHEAPCVCPDCGGAMRRMGEDVTEQLDYVPASFRVVRHVRPRLSCRSCERIVQAPLPSMPIERGRPGAGLLAHVLVSKYANHLPLYRQSGIYARQGVDLARSTLADWVGRSAALLGPLVDALERHVMGGATLHADDTPVPVLAPGAGRTRTGRLWTYVRDERGAGGEAPPAVLFHYAPDRKGERPAGHLARFRGDLHADGYAGFDRLYGDRIAEVACWAHVRRKFFDVHAATGSPTAREALDHIAGLYAVERDVRGRLPDERRHARQARAGPLLDAFRQWLDATGPKLSRRSDLAVAIRYALARWQALTRYADDGRLEIDNNAAERSLRGIAVGRKNWLFAGSDQGGHRAASIYSLVETARLNGVDPEAWLADTIRRIADHPARRVAELLPWNYRPV
- a CDS encoding response regulator — encoded protein: MRLLLIEDNVRLGSLVRDGLIPQGFAVDWVETVEDAELAMKVATYDLLLVDLGLPDGDGLDIVRRSRRDKNATPILVLTARGGLDDRVTGLDAGADDYLVKPFQIPELAARCRALLRRPGASLGTQLAAGNVVLDCASRSAEVGGAAIEATPREINLLEVLLRRAGHVVAKPALENTLYAMDAEVTPNALEAAVSRLRKRLTAAGADVQVRTVHGVGYALFAPSVSGE
- a CDS encoding PepSY domain-containing protein gives rise to the protein MIRFAPLKVAGFLAAIAAAPMAMAAPVCTKAPQAKWMTPAQMKSRVAKMGYRDVKVFQVSGSCYEIYAHTKDGKRAEVYFNPVNGAIVQNNVD
- the tnpA gene encoding IS66-like element accessory protein TnpA, whose amino-acid sequence is MATRIIEMVGPEPRRRFSEDDKARIVSEAMMPGASVLEVARRHRVCTSLVYRWRRTLLRDGVASEALPLPGPAFIPVEVAGAPMVPHSEPLGPGVVEVVGPAGQRIRLAPPIDARVLKTVLAGFA
- a CDS encoding acyl-ACP desaturase, whose translation is MMKSLIVAAAGAATIFAVSVTAAPSEPTRPLAASTRANLEAAMHGEAYANLKYLRYADQAQAAGKPELAKLFRASANVEANEHFDREAQALRLGSTNNVNLEDAMKGEHYENVTMYVNFAKEAEAAGDTKVAQMFRQIAVDEGTHYAAYKAALAKLPRR
- a CDS encoding VIT1/CCC1 transporter family protein, whose amino-acid sequence is MTTDAIDHAPGEHHLVHRTGWLRAAVLGANDGIISVSSLIVGVAAAPGASASTVLIAGVAALVGGALAMAAGEYVSVSSQADTEKADLAREAAELKRSPAAETRELAAIYESRGVEPLLAHRVAEQMMAHDALGAHRRDELGLADDGESLPLQAAVSSALAFAAGAILPVLAALAPHGAVLYVVPVTALVLLALLGALGARAGGAPAGRAMLRVVLLGALAMGMTALIGALTGTVV
- the tnpB gene encoding IS66 family insertion sequence element accessory protein TnpB (TnpB, as the term is used for proteins encoded by IS66 family insertion elements, is considered an accessory protein, since TnpC, encoded by a neighboring gene, is a DDE family transposase.), with amino-acid sequence MIGPPGGVRVYLAAGVTDMRKGFDGLAALVQQRLRQDPFGGAVYAFRGKRGDLVKLLWWDGQGLVLHAKRLERGRFTWPATADGVAVLTPAQLSMLLEGVDWRHPIRSSQPTLAW
- a CDS encoding cytochrome b/b6 domain-containing protein, giving the protein MNHVAPAAPSRDPVRNRGRVKVWDPIVRIFHWTVAGGVIANLTFLRHEETPHIYVGYVVVTALAVRLIWGIIGRRHARFASFVPSPVGLLRYFRAMAARREPRYIGHNPAGGAMIVVLLVLLATVGTSGWMMGLDQFWGVGWVETLHETAANVLIGAVALHVIGAIVESVRHRENLPLAMVTGYKRAPTGTDIDHAPAAD
- a CDS encoding efflux RND transporter permease subunit, with translation MNSWLRYVTHHRLAVALVTALVATIGLWSFANLQIDAIPDITGVQVQINTQVPALAPEEIERLVTQPIERAMGGQPGLDQTRSLTKTGLSQVTLLYKDGTDQLKARQLVTERLTAVQNQLPPGSTPQLAPITTGLGEIYYYTLEWRRPPPGMDQQRQLMELYEAQEYTVRPMMRAVPGVADVNTNGGLEEQFVVQPDPVRLTMHGVTAGELAAAVSKNVENAGGGIIRRGAERFTVRTDARVMNATQIGAIPVKFAAGVLPIQVRDLADVVISSAPRQGAATQNGRETVLGTIMMLVGQNSRETAVAVEQALPGIQAAIPKGMVIDRQYSRADLVERTISTVEHNLGEGALLVAVVLLLVLGNWRAALIVALVIPLAFLVTVTGMRTIGVSGNLMSLGALDFGLIVDGAIVVVENSLRLLAVRRREKGEDLTSEERRETVAHAARMVARPTFFGIAIIALVYVPVLSLGGVEGKLFQPMAQAVMLAIVAGLAWTFTIVPALSAWLLRAPAGSDDTEHHKGFVGVAERAYTPVLERALGHPALLAIGALALLAATFLVFKTLGSQFTPRLDEGAITAMVYRPVGMSLEQSLAIEKQTEIAIRRAYPQVTRTFSRIGTSEVATDPMPPDQNDLYIFYGPMKDWPTGDGMPTTKQELVAGIQKVAQQVYKGQHFEFAQPIEMRFNEMLEGVRADVSVKVFGDDYDTLEKAATKAKAILEKLPGTAGVAFETAGRPKSIVVQLDHAALLRLGLGTQAVNEAIRDALAGAEVGFIPHGPARHMIVIRMPESLRADPSAILALPLRVGDYGMVPLSRVARLQETRIVEPILHDDANRRAALMVNLSTSDLEGYVQKAKAAIDGQVKLPPGYRIEFGGQYHQLEAAQKRLSIVVPAALILIFALVYAALGSVREAAIVYTGIPFAVTGGVLALWLRGMPFSITAAIGFIALSGIAMLNGLVLIDHINSLRDGREGDPLPVEDAVRQGAHDRLRPVLSTALVASVGFIPMAIATGAGAEVQRPLATVVIGGIITSTILTLLLLPSLYAWIEHHSTKAATPGKRPVTASPQTGR
- a CDS encoding sensor histidine kinase; the protein is MHFLRRAYPVSRSGTVRPRRRPPTLFRQIAARLAAFTLLFAALDVGIVVFTYSRQPESLAQELLTLEAAKAPAGGVLSPDLLAGPPGAESWSARYVEPGSPELRRVGQAGIDGASTLVDWTRREQTPHGYRISGVRAIDRGNERRWLAMQFEGDGIRPYVPVIVNEIIQHVLLPLIPLSLLLLLFNVFAVRRVLQPLRHAEREVDALEPDNTLLRLSEPSEPREVNTLVSAVNRALGRLDAAMATLREFTANAAHELRTPLSIMQLSLDQLPAGKQRDELHADARHLTRLVEQMLDLAQADALAVDGHLAIDLADIGRDVVAAMAPKVFAAQRDLRFESLGDTQAIGHPEAIFRIYRNLIDNALSHAPGVTPIDVTAGPGPQLAVRDYGPGIAEVDLLHVFDRFWRKDRRSSNGAGLGLGIVQRLTEAHNGTVSVENAAGGGALFRVQLKA
- a CDS encoding recombinase family protein — translated: MYLRVSTDEQDLTRQESIVAGARAAGFYVAAVYREKASGARPDRPELLRMVADLQPGEVVVAEKIDRISRLPLQEAELLVDTIRGRGARLAVPGIVDLSDLVADSAGVARIVLEAVQDMLLRVALQTARDDYETRRERQREGIEIAKRAGRYTGRKPDLAHHRRIVGLREAGMSIAKTAELAGCSIAHVKRVTALHRSRAAQPQRTS